Proteins encoded by one window of Pseudonocardia sp. HH130629-09:
- a CDS encoding class I SAM-dependent methyltransferase, translating to MLNRCPTCDAPASDPFFSVTGLPVHGTAVLPDPVSARSMATGDQVLVLCERCGLVFNRDFDPGLLDYTGDHEESQHHSPRFAAYAAEITADWVARFGLAGQHVVEVGCGSGDFAAELLGAGVGRVTGIDPHFVPQRVRPELADRLTAVPAEFARDQVEPGTAALVCRHTLEHIPDLAVFGAELYAGLRRGGGRALLAEVPDLGRILDEGAFWDLQYEHCSYFTPATMRTFLAGVGFSDPQVRLTYADQYVVAEAGPDGSPGAPALEPHLRDALRGACLDFATRVSDQVGRWREWLGGRAAIGDEVVVWGGGAKGLTFLNVVEGGAEGTGAVGAVVDINPGLQGRFMGGLGLPIRAPKDLLDSPPRSVLLMNPVYAGEVRATLDELGLGSTELLAV from the coding sequence GTGCTGAACCGCTGCCCCACGTGCGACGCGCCCGCGAGCGATCCGTTCTTCTCGGTGACCGGGCTGCCGGTGCACGGCACCGCGGTGCTGCCCGACCCGGTCTCGGCGCGGTCGATGGCCACCGGTGACCAGGTGCTCGTGCTCTGCGAGCGCTGCGGGCTGGTGTTCAACCGCGACTTCGACCCGGGGCTGCTCGACTACACCGGCGACCACGAGGAGTCCCAGCACCACTCCCCCCGCTTCGCCGCCTACGCCGCGGAGATCACCGCGGACTGGGTGGCGCGGTTCGGCCTGGCCGGACAGCACGTCGTCGAGGTGGGCTGCGGGTCCGGTGACTTCGCCGCCGAGCTGCTCGGCGCCGGCGTCGGCCGGGTCACCGGGATCGACCCGCACTTCGTACCGCAGCGGGTCCGGCCCGAGCTCGCGGACCGGCTCACCGCCGTCCCCGCGGAGTTCGCCCGTGACCAGGTCGAGCCGGGCACCGCGGCCCTGGTCTGCCGGCACACCCTGGAGCACATCCCCGACCTCGCCGTCTTCGGCGCGGAGCTGTACGCCGGGCTGCGTCGCGGCGGTGGTCGGGCCCTGCTCGCCGAGGTGCCCGACCTGGGCCGGATCCTCGACGAGGGCGCCTTCTGGGACCTGCAGTACGAGCACTGCTCCTACTTCACCCCGGCGACCATGCGGACGTTCCTGGCCGGTGTCGGCTTCTCCGACCCGCAGGTGCGGCTGACCTACGCCGACCAGTACGTCGTCGCCGAGGCGGGGCCGGACGGGAGCCCGGGCGCGCCCGCGCTGGAGCCGCACCTGCGCGACGCGCTGCGCGGCGCCTGCCTGGACTTCGCGACCCGGGTGTCGGACCAGGTCGGACGCTGGCGGGAGTGGCTGGGCGGCCGGGCCGCGATCGGCGACGAGGTGGTCGTCTGGGGCGGCGGGGCGAAGGGGCTGACCTTCCTCAACGTCGTCGAGGGCGGGGCGGAGGGGACCGGCGCGGTCGGCGCGGTCGTCGACATCAACCCCGGCCTTCAGGGCCGCTTCATGGGCGGGCTCGGGCTGCCGATCCGCGCGCCGAAGGACCTGCTGGACTCCCCGCCGCGGTCGGTGCTGCTGATGAACCCGGTCTACGCCGGCGAGGTGCGGGCCACGCTCGACGAGCTGGGGCTCGGGTCGACGGAGCTACTCGCGGTCTGA
- a CDS encoding peptidoglycan recognition protein family protein: MGEPGQSWSRRGLLVGGAVAGAGLVLPGRAFAGPPPATDPAPPATDPVSGPSAVPGPDGMPGPAGAGPLAEGVPIPFIARCFEWGARKPKSAPKIWDRRPIRILVHHTAGANTTDYSVGAAHRMARAIQNYHMDRNGWLDSGQHFTISRGGHVLEGRLWSLGELNGGRRVVEGAHSPGQNVIAIGIENEGTYMGVDPTPALWNSLRITCAYICLRYGIAPTELYGHRDYRNTLCPGDRLYAALPRLRREVAGLLGRRLSRTEATKASWPLLRTGDRGPIVEAAQYLLRDAGSLTGKPDGRFDDRTAAAVSEFQRAHRADDVNGLLGGETWPELARTVRAGAEGDAARAVEVLAAARRVESVPDVVDHPQWQKLLGTSGSPVPDAHDPQGVLNR; encoded by the coding sequence ATGGGCGAGCCGGGGCAGAGCTGGAGTCGCCGCGGGCTGCTGGTCGGGGGCGCGGTCGCCGGCGCGGGCCTGGTCCTGCCCGGCCGGGCGTTCGCCGGGCCGCCGCCGGCCACCGACCCCGCCCCGCCCGCCACCGACCCGGTGTCTGGTCCGTCGGCGGTCCCGGGGCCGGACGGCATGCCCGGACCGGCGGGTGCCGGCCCCCTCGCGGAGGGCGTGCCGATCCCGTTCATCGCGCGCTGCTTCGAGTGGGGCGCGCGCAAGCCGAAGTCCGCGCCGAAGATCTGGGACCGGCGTCCGATCCGGATCCTGGTGCACCACACGGCCGGGGCGAACACGACCGACTACAGCGTCGGCGCCGCGCACCGGATGGCGAGGGCGATCCAGAACTACCACATGGACCGCAACGGCTGGCTCGACTCCGGGCAGCACTTCACCATCTCGCGCGGCGGGCACGTGCTGGAGGGCAGGCTCTGGAGCCTCGGTGAGCTCAACGGGGGCCGCCGCGTCGTCGAGGGGGCGCACTCGCCGGGCCAGAACGTCATCGCGATCGGCATCGAGAACGAGGGCACCTACATGGGTGTCGACCCGACGCCGGCACTGTGGAACTCTCTGCGCATCACCTGCGCCTACATCTGCCTGCGCTACGGCATCGCCCCGACCGAGCTCTACGGCCACCGCGACTACCGCAACACCCTCTGCCCCGGCGACCGCCTCTACGCCGCGCTGCCCCGGCTGCGTCGCGAGGTGGCGGGGCTGCTGGGCAGGCGGCTCTCCCGCACCGAGGCGACCAAGGCGAGTTGGCCGCTGCTGCGCACCGGCGACCGCGGACCGATCGTCGAGGCGGCCCAGTACCTGCTGCGCGACGCCGGGTCGCTGACCGGGAAGCCCGACGGCCGGTTCGACGACCGCACCGCGGCCGCGGTGAGCGAGTTCCAGCGCGCGCACCGCGCCGACGACGTCAACGGTCTGCTCGGCGGGGAGACCTGGCCGGAGCTGGCCCGCACGGTGCGCGCGGGCGCCGAGGGCGACGCCGCCCGTGCGGTCGAGGTGCTCGCGGCGGCGCGACGGGTGGAGAGCGTGCCCGACGTCGTCGACCACCCGCAGTGGCAGAAGCTGCTCGGGACCTCCGGCAGTCCCGTCCCGGACGCGCACGACCCGCAGGGCGTGCTGAACCGCTGA
- a CDS encoding acyl-CoA dehydrogenase translates to MGHYKSNVRDLEFNLFEVFEVQNHLGTGPFTDVDVDTAKGVLSELSTVCTGPLAEHYATIDRNPPVFHPEDHTVTTPQELKDAYKVLWDGEWWRLGLPNELGGMGIPPSVQWAAAELMCGSNPAIFMYMAGPNFASILHKNGNEEQKRWAQLMIDRGWGATMVLTEPDAGSDVGAGRTKAIQQDDGTWHIEGVKRFITSAEQDFTENIMHLVLARPEDAKPGTKGLSLFLVPKFHFDTETGEPGERNGAFVTNVEHKMGLKASTTCELTFGAHGTPAVGWLLGDVHNGIAQMFQVIEYARMMVGTKAIGTLSTGYLNALEFAKERVQGADLTKMTDKTAPRVTITHHPDVRRSLMLQKAYAEGLRSVYIYTSTFQDRVRLGDEGSGISTELAEKVNDLLLPIVKGVGSERATEQLVQSLQTLGGSGFLQDYPIEQYIRDAKIDSLYEGTTAIQSQDFLFRKIVRDNGQALAHVAGEIQAFIDSEAGNGRLKEERELLRTALTDVQGMLGTLTGYLYASTKDATELYKVGQHTVRLLMAVGDLLVGWLLLRQATVALAALGTDGVPAKDRAFYEGKVGVATFFAKSVLPRLTSEKAIIANADNALMELDEASF, encoded by the coding sequence ATGGGCCACTACAAGAGCAACGTGCGCGACCTCGAGTTCAACCTCTTCGAGGTGTTCGAGGTACAGAACCACCTCGGGACGGGGCCGTTCACCGACGTCGACGTCGACACCGCCAAGGGCGTGCTGTCGGAGCTGTCGACCGTCTGCACCGGACCGCTCGCGGAGCACTACGCCACGATCGACCGCAACCCGCCGGTCTTCCACCCCGAGGACCACACGGTCACCACCCCGCAGGAGCTCAAGGACGCCTACAAGGTCCTCTGGGACGGCGAGTGGTGGCGCCTCGGCCTGCCGAACGAGCTGGGTGGCATGGGCATCCCGCCGTCGGTGCAGTGGGCCGCCGCCGAGCTGATGTGCGGCTCCAACCCGGCCATCTTCATGTACATGGCCGGCCCGAACTTCGCCTCGATCCTCCACAAGAACGGGAACGAGGAGCAGAAGCGCTGGGCCCAGCTGATGATCGACCGCGGCTGGGGCGCCACGATGGTGCTGACCGAGCCGGACGCGGGCTCGGACGTCGGGGCCGGCCGGACCAAGGCGATCCAGCAGGACGACGGCACCTGGCACATCGAGGGTGTGAAGCGCTTCATCACCTCGGCCGAGCAGGACTTCACCGAGAACATCATGCACCTGGTGCTGGCCCGCCCCGAGGACGCGAAGCCGGGCACCAAGGGCCTGTCGCTGTTCCTCGTGCCGAAGTTCCACTTCGACACCGAGACCGGTGAGCCGGGCGAGCGCAACGGTGCCTTCGTGACCAACGTCGAGCACAAGATGGGCCTCAAGGCCTCCACGACCTGCGAGCTGACCTTCGGGGCGCACGGCACCCCGGCCGTCGGCTGGCTGCTCGGTGACGTCCACAACGGCATCGCCCAGATGTTCCAGGTCATCGAGTACGCCCGGATGATGGTCGGCACCAAGGCCATCGGCACCCTGTCGACCGGTTACCTCAACGCGCTCGAGTTCGCCAAGGAGCGCGTGCAGGGCGCCGACCTGACGAAGATGACGGACAAGACCGCGCCGCGGGTCACGATCACCCACCACCCGGACGTCCGTCGCAGCCTGATGCTGCAGAAGGCGTACGCCGAGGGCCTGCGCTCGGTCTACATCTACACCTCGACCTTCCAGGACAGGGTGCGCCTCGGCGACGAGGGCAGCGGGATCAGCACCGAGCTGGCGGAGAAGGTCAACGACCTGCTGCTGCCGATCGTCAAGGGTGTCGGCTCCGAGCGCGCCACCGAGCAGCTCGTGCAGTCGCTGCAGACCCTCGGCGGGTCCGGCTTCCTCCAGGACTACCCGATCGAGCAGTACATCCGGGACGCCAAGATCGACTCCCTCTACGAGGGCACCACCGCGATCCAGTCCCAGGACTTCCTGTTCCGCAAGATCGTCCGGGACAACGGGCAGGCGCTCGCGCACGTCGCGGGCGAGATCCAGGCGTTCATCGACTCCGAGGCGGGCAACGGCCGGCTCAAGGAGGAGCGCGAGCTCCTGCGCACCGCGCTCACCGACGTGCAGGGGATGCTCGGCACGCTGACCGGCTACCTCTACGCCTCCACCAAGGACGCCACCGAGCTGTACAAGGTCGGCCAGCACACCGTGCGGCTGCTCATGGCGGTCGGCGACCTGCTCGTCGGCTGGCTGCTGCTGCGTCAGGCGACCGTCGCGCTCGCCGCACTGGGCACCGACGGCGTCCCGGCGAAGGACCGGGCCTTCTACGAGGGCAAGGTCGGCGTCGCGACGTTCTTCGCGAAGTCCGTGCTGCCCCGTCTGACCTCGGAGAAGGCGATCATCGCGAACGCCGACAACGCGCTCATGGAGCTCGACGAGGCCTCGTTCTGA
- a CDS encoding CBS domain-containing protein translates to MRIADVLRSKGSAVSTVAPDDPVVEVLRAIAERHLGALPVVDGDRLVGIVSERDVVRRLHSHGAALLDARVAEVMTTEVVTCSPGDGVGDLARVMTDRRVRHLPVVVDGALAGIVSIGDLVKARMDMLEQEREQLESYIAR, encoded by the coding sequence ATGCGCATCGCGGACGTTCTGAGGAGCAAGGGCAGCGCGGTGAGCACCGTGGCGCCGGACGACCCGGTGGTCGAGGTGCTCCGGGCGATCGCCGAGCGGCACCTCGGCGCACTGCCAGTCGTCGACGGCGACCGGCTGGTCGGCATCGTCTCGGAGCGGGACGTGGTGCGCCGATTGCACAGTCACGGCGCCGCGCTGCTCGACGCGCGGGTGGCCGAGGTGATGACCACCGAGGTGGTCACCTGCTCGCCCGGCGACGGCGTCGGTGACCTCGCCCGGGTCATGACCGACCGCCGGGTGCGGCACCTGCCGGTCGTCGTCGACGGGGCGCTGGCCGGGATCGTGTCCATCGGCGACCTGGTCAAGGCCCGGATGGACATGCTCGAGCAGGAGCGCGAGCAGCTGGAGAGCTACATCGCGCGGTAA